Proteins found in one Zea mays cultivar B73 chromosome 1, Zm-B73-REFERENCE-NAM-5.0, whole genome shotgun sequence genomic segment:
- the LOC100274325 gene encoding Polyol transporter 5, whose amino-acid sequence MSTATDAVPVAVAPAKRPPINKYAFACALLASMNSVLLGYDISVMSGAQLFMKEDLKITDTQIEILAGVINIYSLFGSLAAGLTSDWLGRRYTMVLAAAIFFTGALLMGFAPGYGFLMVGRFVAGIGVGFALMIAPVYTAEVAPTSARGFLTSFPEVFNNFGILLGYVSNFAFARLPVHLSWRAMFLVGAVPPVFLGVAVLAMPESPRWLVMRGRIDDARRVLQKTSDSPAEAEERLLDIKKVVGIPEGVSDADDVAAIVRASGKGSSSSRHDGVWKELLINPSRPVRRMLMAGLGLMFIQQATGVDCVVMYSPRVFERAGIKSKTNSLGASMAVGACKTFFIPISTLLLDRIGRRPLLLASGGGMAIFLFTLATSLHMMDRRPEGEATALGAVSIAAMLSFVASFASGLGPVAWVYCSEIYPLRLRAQAAAIGTGLNRIMSGATTMSFLSLSNTITISGSFYLYACIAAAGWVFMYFFLPETMGKSLEDTVKLFGKDADDEDVSDIRRHVPTKKPSTELSAQH is encoded by the exons ATGAGCACGGCCACGGACGCCGTCCCGGTCGCCGTGGCGCCGGCGAAGCGCCCGCCCATCAACAAGTACGCCTTCGCCTGCGCCCTGCTCGCCTCCATGAACTCCGTCCTCCTCGGCTATG ACATCTCGGTGATGAGCGGCGCGCAGCTGTTCATGAAGGAGGACCTCAAGATCACGGACACGCAGATCGAGATCCTCGCCGGCGTCATCAACATCTACTCGCTGTTCGgctccctcgccgccggcctCACCTCCGACTGGCTCGGCCGCCGCTACACCATGGTGCTCGCGGCCGCCATCTTCTTCACGGGCGCGCTCCTCATGGGCTTCGCCCCGGGCTACGGGTTCCTCATGGTGGGCCGCTTCGTGGCCGGCATCGGCGTCGGCTTCGCGCTCATGATCGCCCCCGTCTACACCGCCGAGGTGGCGCCCACCTCGGCGCGCGGCTTCCTCACCTCCTTCCCGGAGGTGTTCAACAACTTCGGCATCCTCCTCGGGTACGTCTCCAACTTCGCCTTCGCGCGCCTCCCCGTCCACCTCAGCTGGCGCGCCATGTTCCTGGTCGGCGCCGTGCCGCCCGTCTTCCTGGGCGTCGCCGTCCTCGCCATGCCGGAGTCGCCCCGCTGGCTCGTCATGCGGGGCCGAATCGACGACGCGCGCCGCGTGCTGCAGAAGACCTCCGACTCCCCCGCCGAGGCCGAGGAGCGCCTGCTCGACATCAAGAAGGTGGTTGGCATCCCCGAGGGCGTGTCCGACGCCGACGACGTGGCCGCCATAGTCCGCGCCAGCGGCAAGGGCTCGTCGTCGTCGCGCCACGACGGGGTGTGGAAGGAGCTTCTCATCAACCCTTCCCGCCCCGTGCGCCGCATGCTCATGGCGGGGCTCGGGCTCATGTTCATCCAGCAGGCCACGGGCGTGGACTGCGTGGTCATGTACAGCCCGCGGGTGTTCGAGCGGGCGGGCATCAAGTCCAAGACCAACTCGCTGGGCGCGTCCATGGCGGTGGGCGCGTGCAAGACCTTCTTCATACCCATCTCGACGCTGCTCCTGGACCGCATCGGCCGGCGGCCACTGCTGCTGGCGAGCGGCGGCGGGATGGCCATCTTCCTCTTCACGCTGGCCACGTCCCTGCACATGATGGACCGGCGCCCCGAGGGGGAGGCCACCGCGCTGGGCGCGGTCAGCATCGCGGCCATGCTGTCGTTCGTGGCGTCGTTCGCGTCCGGGCTGGGCCCCGTCGCCTGGGTCTACTGCTCCGAGATCTACCCGCTGCGGCTGCGCGCGCAGGCCGCCGCCATCGGCACGGGGCTGAACCGGATCATGAGCGGCGCCACCACCATGTCCTTCCTCTCGCTCTCCAACACCATCACCATCTCCGGCAGCTTCTACCTCTACGCCTGCATCGCCGCCGCAGGGTGGGTGTTCATGTACTTCTTCCTGCCGGAGACGATGGGCAAGAGCCTGGAGGACACCGTGAAGCTCTTCGGCAAGGACGCGGACGACGAGGACGTCAGCGACATCCGTCGTCACGTGCCCACTAAGAAGCCGTCTACTGAGCTGAGTGCTCAGCACTGA
- the LOC100276550 gene encoding uncharacterized protein LOC100276550 isoform 3 (isoform 3 is encoded by transcript variant 3): protein MLPCLRLHARFCCCRDAAGLGGSAWHHSSLACTCREAFVASEASVFMNQPPPHMSRPTIIIKLILWLLWTITHLAISILNLWSHLIYSLDCYLISSGLLRKYQNLHLGRLKYLAIVVDSKEAKSTVKVKRLLCWLSSMGVKYVCLYDIEGVLKKSFEPAVNVSRDRTAGEHFGIGANIKDLHCSQREMMIDCLSGSDGKEGIAKAASLLCSTYLNGDTHGDDKRKPAFTEADMAGALKAVGCGGPEPDLLLMYGPARCHLGFPTWRLRYTEIMYMGPLKSMKYGAIVKALYNFSKKHQNYGK from the exons ATGCTGCCGTGCCTCCGCCTCCACGCCCGGTTCTGTTGCTGCCGTGACGCCGCCGGGCTCGGGGGAAGCGCGTGGCACCACTCGTCGCTTGCCTGCACCTGCAG GGAAGCATTTGTGGCAAGTGAGGCCTCCGTCTTCATGAATCAGCCCCCTCCACAT ATGTCTAGACCAACAATTATTATCAAGCTCATTTTGTGGTTGCTGTGGACCATCACCCACTTAGCAATCAGCATTTTAAATTTATGGTCTCATCTGATTTATAGTCTAGACTGCTATCTTATTTCATCTGGATTGTTGCGGAAGTATCAGAATCTTCATCTGGGTAGACTGAAGTACTTGGCTATTGTGGTAGATAGCAAAGAAGCTAAAAGTACTGTGAAGGTCAAGCGACTGTTATGCTGGCTCTCATCTATGGGTGTGAAGTATGTATGTCTCTACGACATTGAGG GAGTTCTGAAGAAATCTTTTGAACCTGCTGTGAATGTTTCAAGAGATAGGACTGCAGGAGAACATTTT GGCATTGGAGCAAACATCAAAGATCTACACTGTAGCCAAAGAGAGATGATGATAGATTGTCTTTCTGGCTCTGATGGCAAGGAGGGTATTGCTAAAGCAGCCAGTTTACTTTGCTCAACTTACCTCAATGGTGATACTCATGGAGATGACAAAAGGAAACCAGCATTTACAGAAGCTGACATGGCTGGTGCACTGAAGGCTGTAG GTTGTGGTGGACCAGAACCTGATCTCCTTCTCATGTATGGTCCTGCTAGATGCCATTTAGGATTTCCTACATGGAGATTACGGTATACTGAAATTAT GTATATGGGGCCACTGAAATCAATGAAATATGGTGCAATTGTGAAAGCCTTATATAACTTCTCAAAGAAACACCAAAATTATG GGAAATGA
- the LOC100276550 gene encoding uncharacterized protein isoform X1, whose amino-acid sequence MLPCLRLHARFCCCRDAAGLGGSAWHHSSLACTCRFNSLAPGFLAASAVSSSTSPAQLPQAATAMDSKSMEAFVASEASVFMNQPPPHMSRPTIIIKLILWLLWTITHLAISILNLWSHLIYSLDCYLISSGLLRKYQNLHLGRLKYLAIVVDSKEAKSTVKVKRLLCWLSSMGVKYVCLYDIEGVLKKSFEPAVNVSRDRTAGEHFGIGANIKDLHCSQREMMIDCLSGSDGKEGIAKAASLLCSTYLNGDTHGDDKRKPAFTEADMAGALKAVGCGGPEPDLLLMYGPARCHLGFPTWRLRYTEIMYMGPLKSMKYGAIVKALYNFSKKHQNYGK is encoded by the exons ATGCTGCCGTGCCTCCGCCTCCACGCCCGGTTCTGTTGCTGCCGTGACGCCGCCGGGCTCGGGGGAAGCGCGTGGCACCACTCGTCGCTTGCCTGCACCTGCAGGTTCAACTCGCTT GCACCTGGTTTTCTTGCTGCTTCCGCTGTTTCTTCCTCAACCTCTCCAGCTCAGCTGCCGCAGGCTGCGACTGCCATGGATTCCAAATCCAT GGAAGCATTTGTGGCAAGTGAGGCCTCCGTCTTCATGAATCAGCCCCCTCCACAT ATGTCTAGACCAACAATTATTATCAAGCTCATTTTGTGGTTGCTGTGGACCATCACCCACTTAGCAATCAGCATTTTAAATTTATGGTCTCATCTGATTTATAGTCTAGACTGCTATCTTATTTCATCTGGATTGTTGCGGAAGTATCAGAATCTTCATCTGGGTAGACTGAAGTACTTGGCTATTGTGGTAGATAGCAAAGAAGCTAAAAGTACTGTGAAGGTCAAGCGACTGTTATGCTGGCTCTCATCTATGGGTGTGAAGTATGTATGTCTCTACGACATTGAGG GAGTTCTGAAGAAATCTTTTGAACCTGCTGTGAATGTTTCAAGAGATAGGACTGCAGGAGAACATTTT GGCATTGGAGCAAACATCAAAGATCTACACTGTAGCCAAAGAGAGATGATGATAGATTGTCTTTCTGGCTCTGATGGCAAGGAGGGTATTGCTAAAGCAGCCAGTTTACTTTGCTCAACTTACCTCAATGGTGATACTCATGGAGATGACAAAAGGAAACCAGCATTTACAGAAGCTGACATGGCTGGTGCACTGAAGGCTGTAG GTTGTGGTGGACCAGAACCTGATCTCCTTCTCATGTATGGTCCTGCTAGATGCCATTTAGGATTTCCTACATGGAGATTACGGTATACTGAAATTAT GTATATGGGGCCACTGAAATCAATGAAATATGGTGCAATTGTGAAAGCCTTATATAACTTCTCAAAGAAACACCAAAATTATG GGAAATGA
- the LOC100276550 gene encoding uncharacterized protein LOC100276550 isoform 2 (isoform 2 is encoded by transcript variant 2), whose protein sequence is MDSKSMEAFVASEASVFMNQPPPHMSRPTIIIKLILWLLWTITHLAISILNLWSHLIYSLDCYLISSGLLRKYQNLHLGRLKYLAIVVDSKEAKSTVKVKRLLCWLSSMGVKYVCLYDIEGVLKKSFEPAVNVSRDRTAGEHFGIGANIKDLHCSQREMMIDCLSGSDGKEGIAKAASLLCSTYLNGDTHGDDKRKPAFTEADMAGALKAVGCGGPEPDLLLMYGPARCHLGFPTWRLRYTEIMYMGPLKSMKYGAIVKALYNFSKKHQNYGK, encoded by the exons ATGGATTCCAAATCCAT GGAAGCATTTGTGGCAAGTGAGGCCTCCGTCTTCATGAATCAGCCCCCTCCACAT ATGTCTAGACCAACAATTATTATCAAGCTCATTTTGTGGTTGCTGTGGACCATCACCCACTTAGCAATCAGCATTTTAAATTTATGGTCTCATCTGATTTATAGTCTAGACTGCTATCTTATTTCATCTGGATTGTTGCGGAAGTATCAGAATCTTCATCTGGGTAGACTGAAGTACTTGGCTATTGTGGTAGATAGCAAAGAAGCTAAAAGTACTGTGAAGGTCAAGCGACTGTTATGCTGGCTCTCATCTATGGGTGTGAAGTATGTATGTCTCTACGACATTGAGG GAGTTCTGAAGAAATCTTTTGAACCTGCTGTGAATGTTTCAAGAGATAGGACTGCAGGAGAACATTTT GGCATTGGAGCAAACATCAAAGATCTACACTGTAGCCAAAGAGAGATGATGATAGATTGTCTTTCTGGCTCTGATGGCAAGGAGGGTATTGCTAAAGCAGCCAGTTTACTTTGCTCAACTTACCTCAATGGTGATACTCATGGAGATGACAAAAGGAAACCAGCATTTACAGAAGCTGACATGGCTGGTGCACTGAAGGCTGTAG GTTGTGGTGGACCAGAACCTGATCTCCTTCTCATGTATGGTCCTGCTAGATGCCATTTAGGATTTCCTACATGGAGATTACGGTATACTGAAATTAT GTATATGGGGCCACTGAAATCAATGAAATATGGTGCAATTGTGAAAGCCTTATATAACTTCTCAAAGAAACACCAAAATTATG GGAAATGA
- the LOC100276550 gene encoding uncharacterized protein LOC100276550 isoform 1 (isoform 1 is encoded by transcript variant 1) gives MNQPPPHMSRPTIIIKLILWLLWTITHLAISILNLWSHLIYSLDCYLISSGLLRKYQNLHLGRLKYLAIVVDSKEAKSTVKVKRLLCWLSSMGVKYVCLYDIEGVLKKSFEPAVNVSRDRTAGEHFGIGANIKDLHCSQREMMIDCLSGSDGKEGIAKAASLLCSTYLNGDTHGDDKRKPAFTEADMAGALKAVGCGGPEPDLLLMYGPARCHLGFPTWRLRYTEIMYMGPLKSMKYGAIVKALYNFSKKHQNYGK, from the exons ATGAATCAGCCCCCTCCACAT ATGTCTAGACCAACAATTATTATCAAGCTCATTTTGTGGTTGCTGTGGACCATCACCCACTTAGCAATCAGCATTTTAAATTTATGGTCTCATCTGATTTATAGTCTAGACTGCTATCTTATTTCATCTGGATTGTTGCGGAAGTATCAGAATCTTCATCTGGGTAGACTGAAGTACTTGGCTATTGTGGTAGATAGCAAAGAAGCTAAAAGTACTGTGAAGGTCAAGCGACTGTTATGCTGGCTCTCATCTATGGGTGTGAAGTATGTATGTCTCTACGACATTGAGG GAGTTCTGAAGAAATCTTTTGAACCTGCTGTGAATGTTTCAAGAGATAGGACTGCAGGAGAACATTTT GGCATTGGAGCAAACATCAAAGATCTACACTGTAGCCAAAGAGAGATGATGATAGATTGTCTTTCTGGCTCTGATGGCAAGGAGGGTATTGCTAAAGCAGCCAGTTTACTTTGCTCAACTTACCTCAATGGTGATACTCATGGAGATGACAAAAGGAAACCAGCATTTACAGAAGCTGACATGGCTGGTGCACTGAAGGCTGTAG GTTGTGGTGGACCAGAACCTGATCTCCTTCTCATGTATGGTCCTGCTAGATGCCATTTAGGATTTCCTACATGGAGATTACGGTATACTGAAATTAT GTATATGGGGCCACTGAAATCAATGAAATATGGTGCAATTGTGAAAGCCTTATATAACTTCTCAAAGAAACACCAAAATTATG GGAAATGA